A genome region from Conger conger chromosome 16, fConCon1.1, whole genome shotgun sequence includes the following:
- the LOC133114888 gene encoding protein phosphatase 1 regulatory subunit 29 — translation MQSSDRTPALPAPCSSSTFALLLLPLLLFLRLPGQARADCWLIEGDKGYVWLAICSQNQPPYETIPQHINNTVHDLRLNENKLKAVFFSSLNRFTNLTDLNLTKNEIAYVEDGAFAGQANLQVLQLGYNKLTNLTEGMLRGLGRMQCLFLQHNLIEVIAANAFWECPGLSSLDLSSNKLARLDPSTFAGLTRLMVCELAGNPFHCGCDLFSFLTWLEAFNNVTHTYDRLQCETPRELFGYPLLSPVSGHGRSARAVLGSCRDGVFVPGMTSLPPDSDASGLGPDMSDRIGPYHQPTASPADPTYIPSIKLHHVSLYSASLLVQIPRPYSKMYILVQYNDSYVSDVMNLKKKKELITLDKLKAHTNYTFCVASIRNSQRYNHTCLFFATRTQSADDLRPSSSTTTHYIMTILGCLFGMLVVLGLVYYCLRRRRRNEEKQKSICVKKTILEMRYGPEAAAVVAAEPPAMQRLHDPPHHHHHHHGKLPASASSSLGMLHGSANTSSSRLSSIPQVEKMATAFSEAMAASKGNYMDVRTSGEERGGGKDGAAGTGAGEEEYREEDGSDLGEEDSDDEGRGSASEISTIAMEVDKVNQIINNCIDALKLDSAAVAAAAASANSTPPAPTCVSSLTRGLIPLPPGMAEGCQAMSSPKIPPPPPLPFALPLSERPGISGGGFVSPPYRPPPPASAPPVQRQASADAAGAKKPGSVSSVKSGRVFSLDVPEPCSPEQCQYPEAGSPAGCGEPLETLPLVGAGGGAGGGGAPGSGAQQHLEVHSDYHCAEHRHSFPALYYEGATDSPSQRPSFLKPLARTKRDAASYSQLSPRHHNYSGYSSSPEYTSETTLRIWERFRPYRKGPREEACYVTAGNALRKKVQFAKGEDLHDILDYWKGVSAQQKL, via the coding sequence ATGCAAAGCTCAGACCGCACACCCgctctccctgctccctgctcttcATCCACcttcgccctcctcctcctccctctgctcctgtTCCTTCGCCTGCCGGGCCAGGCTCGGGCGGACTGCTGGCTCATCGAGGGGGACAAGGGCTACGTGTGGCTGGCCATCTGCAGCCAGAACCAGCCGCCGTACGAGACCATCCCCCAGCACATCAACAACACCGTGCACGACCTGCGGCTCAACGAGAACAAGCTGAAGGCCGTCTTCTTCTCCTCGCTCAACCGCTTCACCAACCTGACCGACCTCAACCTGAccaagaacgagatcgcgtacgTGGAGGACGGGGCCTTCGCCGGGCAGGCCAACCTGCAGGTGCTGCAGCTGGGCTACAACAAGCTGACCAACCTGACGGAGGGGATGCTGCGGGGCCTGGGCCGGATGCAGTGCCTGTTCCTGCAGCACAACCTCATCGAGGTCATCGCCGCCAACGCCTTCTGGGAGTGCCCCGGCCTCAGCAGCCTGGACCTGTCCTCCAACAAGCTGGCCCGCCTGGACCCGTCCACCTTCGCCGGCCTGACCCGGCTGATGGTGTGCGAGCTGGCGGGCAACCCCTTCCACTGCGGCTGCGACCTGTTCAGCTTCCTCACCTGGCTGGAGGCCTTCAACAACGTCACGCACACCTACGACCGGCTGCAGTGCGAGACGCCGCGGGAGCTGTTCGGCTACCCGCTGCTGAGCCCCGTGTCCGGGCACGGCCGCAGCGCCCGCGCCGTCCTGGGCTCCTGCCGCGACGGCGTCTTCGTCCCCGGCATGACGTCCCTGCCGCCGGACTCGGACGCCTCGGGCCTGGGCCCGGACATGTCGGACCGGATCGGGCCGTACCACCAGCCCACCGCCTCGCCGGCGGACCCCACCTACATCCCCAGCATCAAGCTGCACCACGTCTCGCTGTACTCGGCCTCGCTGCTGGTGCAGATCCCCCGGCCCTACAGCAAGATGTACATCCTGGTGCAGTACAACGACAGCTACGTCTCCGACGTCATGAACctcaagaagaagaaggagctgaTCACGCTGGACAAGCTCAAGGCGCACACCAACTACACGTTCTGCGTGGCGTCCATACGCAACTCGCAGCGCTACAACCACACGTGCCTGTTCTTCGCCACGCGCACCCAGAGCGCCGACGACCTGCGGCCCAGCTCCTCCACCACCACGCACTACATCATGACCATCCTGGGCTGCCTGTTCGGCATGCTGGTGGTGCTGGGCCTGGTGTACTACTGCCTGCGCCGGCGGCGCAGGAACGAGGAGAAGCAGAAGTCCATCTGCGTGAAGAAGACCATCCTGGAGATGCGGTACGGGCCGGAGGCGGCGGCCGTAGTGGCGGCGGAGCCCCCCGCCATGCAGCGGCTCCACGACCCGccgcaccaccaccaccaccaccacggcAAGCTGCCCGCCTCGGCCTCCTCCAGCCTGGGCATGCTGCACGGCTCGGCCAACACCAGCTCCTCCCGCCTGTCCTCCATCCCGCAGGTGGAGAAGATGGCCACCGCCTTCTCCGAGGCCATGGCGGCCAGCAAGGGCAACTACATGGACGTGCGGACGTCCGGGGAGGAGCGCGGCGGGGGGAAGGACGGCGCGGCGGGGACGGGGGCCGGGGAGGAGGAGTACCGGGAGGAGGACGGCAGCGACCTGGGGGAGGAGGACTCGGACGACGAGGGCCGGGGCTCGGCCTCGGAGATCTCCACCATCGCCATGGAGGTGGACAAGGTCAACCAGATCATCAACAACTGCATCGACGCGCTCAAGCTGGACTCGGCCGCCGTGGCCGCCGCGGCCGCCAGCGCTAACAGCACCCCGCCGGCGCCCACCTGCGTCTCCTCCCTGACCCGCGGCCTCATACCGCTGCCCCCCGGCATGGCGGAGGGCTGCCAGGCCATGTCCTCCCCCAAaatcccccccccgccgcccctccCCTTCGCCCTGCCGCTGTCCGAGCGGCCGGGCATCAGCGGCGGGGGCTTCGTGTCCCCGCCGTAccggcccccgcccccggcctCCGCCCCGCCCGTGCAGAGGCAGGCCAGCGCGGACGCGGCCGGCGCGAAGAAGCCGGGCAGCGTCTCCTCGGTGAAGAGCGGCCGGGTCTTCAGCCTGGACGTGCCGGAGCCCTGCAGCCCGGAGCAGTGCCAGTACCCCGAGGCGGGCAGCCCGGCGGGATGCGGGGAGCCGCTGGAGACGCTCCCGCTGGTGGGGGCgggcggcggggcggggggcgggggcgcgCCGGGCAGCGGGGCTCAGCAGCACCTGGAGGTGCACTCGGACTACCACTGCGCCGAGCACCGGCACTCCTTCCCCGCCCTGTACTACGAGGGCGCGACCGACTCCCCCAGCCAGCGGCCCTCCTTCCTCAAGCCGCTCGCCCGCACCAAGCGGGACGCGGCCTCCTACTCCCAGCTCTCCCCGCGGCACCACAACTACTCCGGCTACTCCTCCAGCCCCGAGTACACCTCGGAGACCACGCTGCGCATCTGGGAGCGCTTCCGGCCGTACCGCAAGGGCCCGCGGGAGGAGGCCTGCTACGTGACGGCGGGGAACGCCCTGCGCAAGAAGGTCCAGTTTGCCAAGGGCGAGGACCTCCACGACATCCTCGACTACTGGAAGGGCGTGTCCGCGCAGCAGAAGCTGTGA